One Bombus fervidus isolate BK054 chromosome 2, iyBomFerv1, whole genome shotgun sequence DNA segment encodes these proteins:
- the Ilk gene encoding integrin linked kinase yields MEDIFQWCREGNAMQVRVWLDDTEHDMNQGDDHGFSPLHWCCKEGHLKLAELLVSRGARINATNRGDDTPLHLASAHGHKEIVQLLLRNRADVNVTNEHGNTALHYACFWGDQAVAEELVTAGALVSIANKDGDTPLDKARGHLAKRLHDLAVEYGQDLKKIQFKDQSWLGLKTRSRDATLSRHKGINMADLSLHTHLASTPSGETWRGRWQNNDIVAKILNIRECTARISRDFNEEFPKLRIFSHPNVLPVLGCVNQPPQLATVSQYMARGSLHRLLHGGTGVVVDTARALRLALDVARAMAFLHGLERQNRCRFHLNSKHIMIDEDLTARVNMADSKFSFQEVGRIYEPAWMSPEALSKRPADINLEASDMWSFAVLLWELATREVPFADLSPMECGMKIALEDLRVSIPPGISPHLAKLIRICMNEDPGKRPSFDMVVPILDKMKR; encoded by the exons ATGGAAGATATATTTCAATGGTGTCGCGAAGGAAATGCCATGCAAGTACGTGTTTGGCTAGATGACACCGAACATGACATGAATCAAGG CGATGATCATGGGTTCAGTCCACTCCATTGGTGTTGCAAAGAGGGACACTTGAAATTGGCCGAGTTGTTAGTTAGCAGAGGAGCACGTATTAATGCAACTAACAGAGGTGATGATACTCCTCTTCATCTTGCTTCTGCCCACGGGCACAAAGAAATAGTTCAATTG ttacTTAGGAATCGAGCAGATGTCAATGTCACAAACGAGCATGGTAACACTGCCCTTCATTATGCGTGCTTTTGGGGTGATCAAGCAGTTGCCGAAGAACTGGTAACTGCTGGTGCTTTGGTATCAATTGCAAACAAGGATGGTGATACTCCGTTAGATAAAGCACGAGGCCATTTGGCCAAAAGATTACACG ATTTAGCTGTAGAATATGGACAGGACTTAAAAAAGATTCAGTTTAAAGATCAAAGCTGGCTAGGTTTGAAAACTAGAAGTC GTGATGCAACGCTATCAAGGCACAAAGGAATAAACATGGCAGATCTTTCTCTGCATACTCATTTAGCTAGTACGCCAAGTGGTGAAACATGGCGTGGGCGTTGGCAAAACAATGACATTGTGgcaaaaattttgaatatacgTGAGTGTACGGCTCGAATTTCAAGAGACTTTAACGAAGAATTCccaaaattaagaattttttcaCATCCCAATGTACTACCTGTACTTGGTTGTGTCAATCAACCACCGCAATTAGCAACTGTCTCGCAATATATGGCACGTGGGAGTTTGCATAGGCTTTTACATGGAGGTACAGGCGTCGTTGTCGACACTGCCCGTGCACTTAGACTTGCCCTCGATGTCGCGAGAGCTATGGCATTTCTTCATGGGCTCGAAAGGCAAAATAGATGTAGATTTCACCTTAATAGTAAACATATTATG ATTGATGAAGATTTAACAGCTCGCGTGAACATGGCGGattcgaaattttcatttcaagaGGTGGGTCGAATCTACGAACCAGCGTGGATGTCTCCGGAAGCATTAAGTAAACGTCCGGCGGATATAAATCTCGAGGCCAGTGATATGTGGAGTTTTGCCGTCCTGTTATGGGAACTTGCGACAAGAGAAGTTCCATTTGCAGATCTTTCGCCGATGGAATGTGGCATGAAA ATCGCACTAGAGGATTTACGTGTCAGTATACCTCCAGGAATTTCACCGCATCTTGCTAAGCTTATTAGAATTTGTATGAACGAAGATCCAGGGAAACGCCCGTCTTTTGATATGGTCGTTCCTATACTCGATAAAATGAAACGCTaa